A genomic segment from Betaproteobacteria bacterium encodes:
- the ectB gene encoding diaminobutyrate--2-oxoglutarate transaminase, with translation MNLKIFNRLESEVRGYIRTFPTLFAKARGSLLIGEDGRQYIDFFSGAGTLNYGHNNPLLKQRVVDYLAEDGLVHGLDMATVAKKDFLETFERVILRNRGMAYKIQFPGPTGTNAVEAALKLARMIKGRANIVSFTNGFHGVTGGSLAATGNSKFRNSAGIALANTTFMPYDGYMGPEVDTLDYLERMLADGSSGVDAPAAAIVETVQGEGGVNVASARWLQRLQALCRRHDMLLIVDDIQVGCGRAGSFFSFEPLGISPDIVTLSKSISGFGLPMALVLMKPELDVWSPGAHNGTFRGNNLAFVTAQAALSHYWSDSDFEQTIRRKAAVVEARLNQIAASYDEGELSVRGRGLIQGLVVNRAGMANTISAEAFRNGLVIETSGASDQVLKLLPPLTIQESRLREGLDILEHSVAAGLGVARAEANKVAFVHFGGVR, from the coding sequence ATGAACCTGAAGATCTTCAACCGGCTGGAATCCGAAGTGCGTGGCTACATCCGTACCTTCCCGACGCTGTTTGCGAAAGCGCGCGGGTCGCTGCTGATCGGCGAGGACGGAAGGCAGTACATCGATTTCTTCAGCGGTGCAGGCACGCTGAACTACGGTCATAACAATCCGCTGCTCAAGCAGCGCGTGGTCGACTACCTGGCCGAGGACGGTCTCGTGCACGGACTCGACATGGCGACCGTGGCGAAGAAGGACTTCCTCGAGACGTTCGAACGGGTGATCCTGCGCAACCGCGGCATGGCGTACAAGATCCAGTTTCCGGGGCCGACCGGGACCAACGCCGTGGAAGCGGCGCTCAAGCTCGCCCGCATGATCAAGGGCCGCGCCAACATCGTTTCCTTCACCAACGGCTTTCACGGCGTGACCGGCGGATCGCTCGCGGCCACGGGCAACTCGAAATTCCGCAATTCGGCCGGCATCGCGCTGGCCAATACGACCTTCATGCCCTACGACGGCTACATGGGTCCCGAGGTCGACACCCTGGACTACCTGGAGCGCATGCTCGCCGACGGCAGCAGCGGCGTCGACGCTCCGGCGGCGGCCATCGTCGAGACGGTGCAGGGCGAAGGCGGGGTGAACGTGGCGAGCGCGCGCTGGCTGCAGCGGCTGCAGGCCTTGTGCCGCCGCCACGATATGCTGCTGATCGTCGACGACATCCAGGTCGGCTGCGGGCGTGCGGGCTCGTTCTTCAGCTTCGAGCCGCTCGGCATATCGCCCGACATCGTCACGCTGTCGAAGTCGATCAGCGGCTTCGGCCTGCCGATGGCACTGGTGCTCATGAAGCCCGAGCTCGACGTGTGGAGCCCGGGGGCGCACAACGGAACCTTCCGCGGCAACAACCTCGCCTTCGTCACTGCGCAGGCGGCGCTTTCGCACTACTGGAGCGATAGCGACTTCGAGCAAACCATCCGGCGCAAGGCGGCCGTGGTCGAAGCGCGCTTGAACCAGATCGCCGCAAGCTATGACGAGGGCGAGCTGTCGGTGCGCGGCCGGGGTTTGATTCAGGGCCTGGTGGTGAACCGCGCGGGAATGGCGAACACGATCTCCGCCGAGGCGTTCCGCAACGGCCTCGTGATCGAGACCTCCGGCGCCTCGGACCAGGTGCTGAAGCTTCTGCCTCCGCTCACGATCCAGGAGTCGCGCCTGCGCGAGGGCCTGGACATCCTCGAGCACAGCGTTGCCGCGGGCCTCGGCGTGGCGCGGGCGGAAGCGAACAAGGTCGCATTCGTCCATTTCGGAGGCGTTCGATGA
- the ectC gene encoding L-ectoine synthase (N-acetyldiaminobutyrate dehydratase; catalyzes the formation of the osmoprotectant ecotoine from gamma-N-acetyl-alpha,gamma-diaminobutyric acid), which yields MIVRQIDELAGSPQEVVTPNWTSRRLLLKRDGMGFSMHETVIQAGTQTYIWYKHHLEAVLCIEGEGEVEVLPEGRIYPIAPGTLYALDQHDRHYLRARTCLRLVCVFNPPLTGREVHDEEGVYPLVEEQAAG from the coding sequence ATGATCGTAAGGCAAATCGACGAGCTGGCGGGCTCGCCGCAGGAAGTCGTCACGCCCAACTGGACCAGCCGCCGCCTGCTGCTCAAGCGCGACGGCATGGGTTTTTCGATGCACGAGACGGTCATCCAAGCGGGCACGCAAACCTACATCTGGTACAAGCATCATCTCGAGGCCGTGTTGTGCATCGAAGGCGAGGGCGAGGTGGAAGTGCTGCCCGAGGGGCGCATTTATCCCATCGCCCCCGGCACGCTGTACGCGCTCGATCAGCACGATCGGCACTATTTGCGTGCACGCACCTGCTTGCGTCTGGTGTGCGTATTCAATCCGCCGCTGACCGGGCGCGAAGTGCACGACGAAGAAGGCGTCTATCCGCTGGTCGAGGAACAGGCAGCCGGCTGA
- the thpD gene encoding ectoine hydroxylase, producing MNSVIDAYASRNEPVAAMRPRRDPVVYGRAGEPGLAEHQLKSYQKKGFVFLRSFFSPHEVAVFLAEARCLAADPGIREREEAIAEPGSDEIRSVFDAHRLHPLFDRVARDPRLVASAQSILGEGVYVHQSRLNLKPGFVGKEFYWHSDFETWHVEDGMPRMRALSCTVLLTDNNEFNGPLFIVPGSHMHYVTCVGETPEDHYKMSLKKQEVGVPDPESLAQLVERGGIQSMKGPAGSVILFDCNAMHGSSSNISPYPRSNLFMVYNSVENRLCPPPSGIKPRPEFIAARRHVAPLEPARGDYLQWR from the coding sequence ATGAATTCGGTCATCGATGCCTATGCATCGCGCAACGAACCCGTCGCGGCTATGCGGCCGCGACGCGATCCGGTGGTTTACGGCCGGGCCGGCGAGCCCGGGCTCGCCGAGCATCAGCTCAAGAGCTATCAGAAGAAAGGCTTCGTCTTCCTGAGAAGCTTTTTTTCCCCGCACGAGGTTGCCGTTTTTCTGGCCGAGGCCCGGTGCCTGGCGGCCGACCCCGGAATACGGGAGCGCGAAGAGGCGATTGCGGAACCGGGCAGCGACGAGATCCGCTCGGTGTTCGATGCGCACCGGCTGCACCCGCTGTTCGACCGCGTCGCGCGCGATCCTCGGCTGGTGGCGAGCGCGCAGTCGATTCTCGGCGAGGGCGTCTACGTGCATCAGTCGAGGCTGAATCTGAAGCCGGGCTTCGTCGGCAAGGAATTCTACTGGCACTCCGACTTCGAGACCTGGCACGTGGAAGACGGCATGCCGCGCATGCGCGCATTGAGCTGCACGGTGCTGCTGACGGACAATAACGAGTTCAACGGGCCGCTGTTCATCGTGCCCGGCTCCCACATGCATTACGTGACGTGCGTGGGCGAGACGCCCGAGGACCATTACAAGATGTCGCTCAAGAAGCAGGAAGTCGGCGTGCCCGATCCCGAAAGCCTCGCGCAGCTGGTCGAGCGCGGCGGAATCCAGTCGATGAAAGGGCCGGCGGGATCGGTGATCCTGTTCGACTGCAACGCGATGCACGGTTCGAGCAGCAACATCTCGCCGTATCCGCGCAGCAATCTGTTCATGGTCTACAACAGCGTCGAGAACCGGCTCTGCCCGCCGCCGTCCGGTATCAAGCCCCGGCCCGAGTTCATTGCCGCGCGCCGGCACGTCGCGCCGCTCGAACCGGCTCGCGGCGACTACCTGCAGTGGCGTTAG